The nucleotide sequence AAACCCGCCAGTTGGTGAAGAAGCATACTTGGTAGATTTGCTTGAAAACCGTGTACCAGCAGGTGTTGACCAAGCTGCATATGTAAAAGCTGCGTTCTTAGCTGCATTGGCAAAAGGCGAAGCAACCTCTCCACTCGTTTCTAAAGAACGTGCTGTTTACTTACTAGGTACTATGCTTGGTGGTTATAACGTAGCGCCTTTAGTTGAACTTTTAGACAATGCTGAGCTTGCTGAACTTGCAGCTGAAGCATTGAAAAAAACGCTTCTTGTATTTGATGCATTCCATGACGTTGCTGATAAAGCAAAAGCTGGTAACGCAAATGCTCAAGCAGTTATGCAGTCTTGGGCTGACGCTGAATGGTTCACTAGCCGTAAAGACGTTCCTGAAGAAATCAAACTGACTGTTTTCAAAGTAACTGGCGAAACCAACACTGACGACTTGTCACCTGCACAAGACGCTTGGAGCCGTCCAGACATTCCATTGCACGCAAATGCAATGTTGAAAAACGTACGTGACGGAATCAATCCAGAAGTTCCTGGTGAAGTGGGTCCACTTAACCAGATTAAAGAACTGATCGCGAAAGGCAACCAGGTTGCTTACGTGGGTGACGTTGTTGGTACAGGTTCATCTCGTAAATCTGCAACTAACTCTGTACTTTGGTTCTTCGGTGACGACATCCCGCACATCCCGAACAAAAAAGACGGTGGTTACTGCCTAGGTTCTAAAATCGCTCCGATTTTCTTCAACACCATGGAAGATGCGGGTGCATTACCGATCGAGATCGATGTTGCCAACATGAACATGGGCGACGAAATCGTTCTTAAGATCGATCACGCTGCTGCTAAAGTAACTGCGTTCAAAGACGGCGCACAAATCGCTGAAGCTGAACTTAAAACTCCAGTACTTCTAGACGAAGTTCGTGCTGGTGGTCGTATTAACCTGATCGTAGGTCGTGGTTTGACGACTAAAGCGCGTGAAGCTTTAGGTCTTCCAGTATCTACAATGTTCCGTACTCCGGTTCAGCCTGCTGCAACTGGTAAAGGTTTCACTCAAGCTCAGAAGATGGTTGGTCGCGCTTGTGGTCTTCCTGAAGGTCAAGGTGTACTTCCAGGTACTTACTGTGAACCTAAGATGACTACTGTGGGTTCGCAAGATACAACTGGTCCAATGACTCGTGACGAATTGAAAGACTTGGCTTGCCTAGGCTTCTCTGCTGACCTTGTTATGCAATCTTTCTGTCATACAGCTGCGTATCCAAAACCAGTTGACGTTCAAATGCAACACACGCTTCCTGATTTCATCATGAACCGTGGTGGTGTTTCTCTACGTCCAGGTGACGGTATTATCCACTCTTGGTTAAACCGTATGCTTCTTCCAGATACCGTTGGTACTGGTGGTGACTCGCATACTCGTTTCCCAATCGGTATTTCATTCCCGGCGGGTTCTGGTCTTGTAGCGTTCGCTGCAGCAACTGGTGTTATGCCTCTTGATATGCCTGAATCTGTACTTGTGAAGTTCAAGGGTAAAATGCAGCCTGGTATCACGCTACGTGACCTTGTACATGCAATTCCTTACTACGCAATTAAGGAAGGCGACCTAACTGTAGAGAAGAAAGGTAAGAAAAACATCTTCTCTGGTCGTATCCTTGAGATCGACTTAACAGAAATGGAAACTGACCTGACTGTTGAGCAAGCATTCGAGCTTTCTGATGCTTCTGCTG is from Acinetobacter lwoffii and encodes:
- a CDS encoding bifunctional aconitate hydratase 2/2-methylisocitrate dehydratase codes for the protein MLEAYRQHVEERAALGVPPKPLDDAQTAALVELLKNPPVGEEAYLVDLLENRVPAGVDQAAYVKAAFLAALAKGEATSPLVSKERAVYLLGTMLGGYNVAPLVELLDNAELAELAAEALKKTLLVFDAFHDVADKAKAGNANAQAVMQSWADAEWFTSRKDVPEEIKLTVFKVTGETNTDDLSPAQDAWSRPDIPLHANAMLKNVRDGINPEVPGEVGPLNQIKELIAKGNQVAYVGDVVGTGSSRKSATNSVLWFFGDDIPHIPNKKDGGYCLGSKIAPIFFNTMEDAGALPIEIDVANMNMGDEIVLKIDHAAAKVTAFKDGAQIAEAELKTPVLLDEVRAGGRINLIVGRGLTTKAREALGLPVSTMFRTPVQPAATGKGFTQAQKMVGRACGLPEGQGVLPGTYCEPKMTTVGSQDTTGPMTRDELKDLACLGFSADLVMQSFCHTAAYPKPVDVQMQHTLPDFIMNRGGVSLRPGDGIIHSWLNRMLLPDTVGTGGDSHTRFPIGISFPAGSGLVAFAAATGVMPLDMPESVLVKFKGKMQPGITLRDLVHAIPYYAIKEGDLTVEKKGKKNIFSGRILEIDLTEMETDLTVEQAFELSDASAERSAAGCSITLSEEKVAEYLRSNITMLKWMISEGYGDARTMARRVENMEKWLANPSLIKADADAEYTKVYEIDLADIKEPILCCPNDPDDAKLLSDVQGAKIDEVFVGSCMTNIGHFRATGKLLEKVPGGALSTRLWIAPPTRMDEHQLMEEGFYNIYGKAGARTEMPGCSLCMGNQARVAPNTTCVSTSTRNFPNRLGQGANVYLASAELASVAAVLGKLPSPEEYQQYAAQIDSMSADIYQYLSFDKMSEYTNAAKDVDTKKIAAAQLT